One part of the Dioscorea cayenensis subsp. rotundata cultivar TDr96_F1 chromosome 2, TDr96_F1_v2_PseudoChromosome.rev07_lg8_w22 25.fasta, whole genome shotgun sequence genome encodes these proteins:
- the LOC120271267 gene encoding probable leucine-rich repeat receptor-like protein kinase At1g35710 — MESLLPTKFATFPTLMMMVLLSLLVLLFSNLCFPVFNMAAASKIESEGKALLQWKATLEIQELINTWTSKTSPCNWTGITCRNDGHGNATTIIRVQLGQLGLEGKLESLDFSALPSLRVLDLIDNHMYGFIPAAISALSKLTILDLGNNSLTGIIPSELGNLTRLKTLSLRYNQISGSVPPSFGKLLNLQSIDISVNFLVGSIPLVFGNLTKLNALSLAKNNLTGSIPPNIGNLSELNKLILFENQLYGSIPRYIGNLIKLENVALSVNNINGPIPTEIGNLMNLRVFMIYNNQITGPIPYSFKNLTKLELFFLSENNLNGSIPYEIGNLVNLINLDISVNQITGPIPHGIGNLTKLDSCYLYSNNINGFIPSEIGNLMNLKNFQISDNQVTGPIPHNIGNLTNLQTFHLDNNNINGIIHPSLGNLKGLTEMKLFNNHLFGIVPNEFENLTNLIIIDVFNNSLFGNLPPNLAKGGLLQHLALGYNNFQGPIPISLKKAINLVRVRLERNQFTGDVSQSFGIHPYLYYIDLSFNRLSGTLSPSWGECLNLTSLKISGNRISGQIPLEIVQLPKLHLLDISSNNFVGNIPKEFGKSPYIFQLNMCNYHLTGTIPPEFGGLSLLEVLDLSSNNLRGEIPIHLENCIKLNSLNLSDNQLSGVIPFQLGNLNLHDVLDLSHNLFIGEIPQQLSKLMELRELNLSHNELVGPIPSSFQSMIGLISLDLSYNYLEGPVPESHFFQAAPLEWFTHNKGLCGQVHGLPPCHQSWSASKGDEEKQHKIIILVVPLICGILLVLFLIIGICTLLYCKKKRSTVNDTSEEFDGHFFSIWRVSHGKEAYKEIIRAK; from the coding sequence ATGGAATCACTGCTTCCCACAAAGTTCGCCACCTTCCCaacattgatgatgatggtgttgCTTTCTTTGTTAGTACTACTCTTCTCCAATCTTTGTTTCCCTGTTTTCAACATGGCAGCAGCTTCAAAGATTGAATCCGAAGGGAAAGCTCTTCTTCAATGGAAGGCCACTCTTGAAATACAAGAACTTATTAACACCTGGACATCAAAGACCAGTCCATGCAATTGGACTGGAATCACATGCAGAAATGATGGCCATGGCAATGCAACAACCATCATCAGGGTCCAACTGGGACAGTTGGGACTAGAAGGGAAGCTGGAGTCTCTTGACTTCTCAGCTCTGCCATCACTCAGAGTTCTTGACCTCATTGACAACCATATGTACGGATTTATCCCTGCAGCCATTTCAGCTTTGTCCAAGCTCACCATCCTTGATCTCGGTAACAACAGTCTCACAGGCATCATCCCATCAGAGCTCGGTAATTTGACGAGGCTCAAGACCTTGTCTCTCCGTTATAATCAGATAAGTGGCTCTGTACCTCCTTCTTTTGGAAAGCTTCTGAACTTGCAATCAATTGACATCTCTGTAAATTTCTTAGTTGGTTCTATCCCTCTAGTGTTTGGAAACTTGACCAAACTCAATGCTTTATCCTTAGCAAAAAATAACCTCACTGGTTCCATTCCTCCAAACATAGGAAACCTAAGTGAACTTAACAAGTTAATCCTTTTTGAGAACCAATTGTACGGATCTATACCACGTTATATAGGAAATCTGATCAAACTTGAAAATGTTGCCCTCTCTGTGAATAACATAAATGGCCCCATTCCTACTGAAATTGGAAATCTAATGAACTTGAGAGTCTTTATGATATATAACAACCAAATAACTGGTCCCATCCCATATAGTTTTAAAAACTTAACAAAACTCGAATTATTTTTCCTAAGTGAAAACAACCTCAATGGCTCCATTCCTTACGAGATTGGGAATCTAGTAAACTTGATAAACCTTGACATATCTGTAAACCAAATAACTGGTCCCATCCCTCATGGAATTGGAAATCTAACAAAGCTTGATTCTTGTTACCTGTATAGTAATAACATAAATGGCTTCATTCCTAGTGAGATTGGGAATCTAATGaacttgaaaaattttcaaatatctgACAACCAAGTAACTGGTCCAATCCCACACAACATTGGAAATCTGACTAATCTTCAAACTTTTCACCtagataataataacataaatggcATCATTCACCCATCTCTTGGAAATTTGAAGGGTCTTACtgaaatgaaattatttaaCAATCATCTCTTTGGTATAGTGCCTAATGAATTTGAGAACCTTACAAACTTAATTATCATTGACGTATTTAACAATAGCCTTTTTGGTAATCTACCGCCAAATTTGGCTAAAGGGGGTTTGCTTCAGCATCTTGCTTTAGGATATAACAATTTCCAAGGTCCCATTCCAATAAGTTTGAAAAAAGCAATAAACTTAGTTAGGGTCCGGCTTGAAAGAAACCAATTCACTGGAGATGTCTCTCAAAGCTTTGGTATTCAtccatatttatattatattgatcTAAGCTTTAACAGATTGTCCGGCACTTTGTCACCGTCTTGGGGAGAATGCCTTAACTTGACAAGCCTTAAAATATCAGGAAATAGAATCAGTGGACAAATACCACTAGAAATCGTTCAATTGCCAAAGCTGCACCTACTTGACATCTCTTCTAATAATTTTGTGGGAAATATCCCGAAGGAGTTTGGTAAATCACCTTACATATTTCAGTTGAACATGTGCAACTATCATCTCACAGGAACCATACCACCAGAATTTGGGGGTCTATCTTTATTAGAAGTTCTAGATCTGTCAAGCAACAATCTGAGAGGAGAAATACCAATCCATTTGGAGAATTGCATTAAATTGAACTCACTCAACTTGAGTGATAATCAACTAAGTGGAGTGATCCCTTTTCAACTTGGTAATTTGAACTTGCATGATGTTCTAGACTTGAGCCACAATTTATTCATAGGAGAAATACCACAACAATTAAGCAAGTTAATGGAGTTGCGAGAGTTGAACTTATCACATAATGAATTGGTCGGTCCAATTCCATCTTCTTTCCAATCAATGATAGGCTTAATATCATTGGATTTGTCTTATAATTATTTGGAAGGTCCGGTTCCAGAGAGCCATTTCTTTCAAGCAGCTCCCCTTGAGTGGTTTACCCACAATAAAGGTTTATGTGGCCAAGTGCATGGTTTACCTCCGTGTCATCAATCTTGGTCAGCAAGTAAAGGTGATGAAGAGAAACAACATAAAATCATTATCTTAGTTGTTCCTTTGATATGTGGCATTTTACTTgtcttatttttgataattggaATATGCACATTGCtttattgtaagaaaaaaagatCCACTGTGAATGACACAAGTGAAGAATTTGATGGACATTTCTTCTCCATTTGGAGAGTTAGTCATGGCAAGGAAGCATATAAAGAGATCATTAgagcaaaataa
- the LOC120275924 gene encoding MDIS1-interacting receptor like kinase 2-like, whose product MLLVLLFSNLCFPVFNVATASKIEFQGRALLQWKATLKTQELLNTWTTKISPCNWTGITCRNDGHLMPTIIKLQLRDFSLKGKLETLNFTALLSLRVLDLNGNRLHGFIPAAISVLSKLIILDLANNGLTGIIPLELGNLTRLKTLWLATNQISGSIPLSFGNLLNLNRLAISTNSLVGSIPLEFGNLTKLNILYLWSNNFTGFIPPEIGYMVNLKEFDISGNNITGSIPPNIGNLTKLETFKLDINNINGFIPFEIGNLVNLKIFDISYNQITGPIPYSTKNLTKLGRFYLHDNNINGSIHEIGNLVNLGNFDVSNNQIIDSIPPSIGNLTNLELLYLYGNNISGFIPSEIGNLINLIVLQISDNQLSGPIPHGIGNLTRLKIFTLYNNEINGKIPLSLGSLKSLDQLILLNNNLSGLLPIEMANLTNLTYLQLSNNNLFGNLPPDLAKGGLLQALGLSDNNFQGPISISLKNSTNLVRVRLDKNQFTGDVSQSFGVHPYLVYIDLSFNKLSGTLSPFWGACLNLTSFKISSNRISGQIPREIVQLPMLQMLDISSNNLVGKIPRGLGKSSYMFHLNISNNQLIGAIPPEFGDLSSLEVLDLSSNNLIGEIPIRLENCIKLSTLKLSNNLLNGTIPSQFGNLNLHDDLDLSDNLFTGEIPPQLSKLTELQELNLSHNQLVGHIPSSFLSMRSLTLLDLSYNSLEGPVPKNHFFQTAPIKWFTHNKGLCGQVQGLPLCAQSQSTSRDDAKKQHKVNILIIVLALGTLFILFVISGIFTVRCYKRKRSIINDTREEFDGHFFSIWRVNQGKEAYKEIIRATENFSEKYQIGTGASSIVYKASLSSGLTLAIKKIQEEEAQVNEQAFQNEIQALTEIRHRNIVRFYGFCSTNKFNFLAYEYMERGSLSATLRSEERAMDLDWIKRVSIIQDIAQALSYLHHDCAPPIIHRDITSNNILLNEEYKACISDFGISRLLKPSSSHWSLLAGTYGYMAPELAYVMRVTEKCDVYSFGIVALEVIHGTHPGDLLSNFSLCMLVKDTLDPRLPLHIADQVITNQVLSVILVAMQCINNDPQARPTMQQVSQRLSSPKFLPAIDNYSFQALTLDHLINFVQVHIDDQVHE is encoded by the exons ATGTTGTTAGTACTACTCTTCTCCAATCTTTGTTTTCCTGTATTCAATGTGGCAACAGCTTCAAAGATTGAATTCCAAGGGAGAGCTCTTCTTCAATGGAAGGCCACCCTTAAGACACAAGAACTTCTTAACACCTGGACAACAAAGATCAGTCCATGCAATTGGACTGGAATCACTTGCAGAAATGATGGCCATCTCATGCCAACCATCATTAAGCTCCAACTGAGAGATTTTTCACTAAAAGGGAAGCTGGAGACTCTCAACTTCACAGCTCTGCTATCACTCAGAGTTCTCGACCTTAATGGCAACCGTCTCCATGGATTTATTCCTGCAGCCATTTCAGTTCTCTCCAAGCTCATCATCCTTGATCTTGCTAACAACGGTCTCACAGGCATCATCCCATTAGAGCTTGGTAATTTGACAAGGCTCAAGACCTTGTGGCTCGCTACAAATCAGATAAGTGGTTCCATACCtctttcttttggaaacttGTTGAACCTGAATCGGTTAGCCATCTCCACAAATTCATTGGTTGGTTCCATTCCTTTAGAGTTTGGAAACTTGACCAAACTCAATATTTTATACTTATGGAGCAATAACTTCACTGGCTTCATCCCTCCTGAGATTGGATATATGGTGAATCTTAAGGAATTTGATATCTCTGGCAACAATATAACAGGCTCCATCCCTCCAAACATAGGAAACTTGACTAAGCTTGAAACTTTTAAGTTAGATATTAATAACATAAATGGCTTCATTCCTTTTGAGATCGGGAATCtagtgaatttgaaaatatttgatatatctTACAATCAAATAACTGGTCCCATCCCATATAGCACTAAAAACTTAACCAAGCTTGGAAGGTTTTACCTGCATGACAATAACATAAATGGCTCCATTCATGAGATTGGGAATCTAGTGAATTTAGGAAATTTTGACGTTTCTAATAACCAAATAATTGATTCTATCCCACCTAGCATTGGAAATCTAACAAATCTTGAATTGCTTTACCTATATGGCAATAACATTAGTGGCTTCATTCCTAGTGAGATTGGGAACCTAATAAACTTGATAGTACTCCAAATATCTGACAATCAATTAAGTGGTCCCATCCCACATGGCATTGGAAACTTGACCAGGCTTAAAATCTTTACCTTATATAACAATGAGATAAATGGCAAGATTCCTCTTTCTCTTGGAAGTTTGAAAAGTCTTGACCAATTAATATTACTTAACAATAATCTTTCTGGCTTATTACCCATTGAAATGGCTAATCTCACAAACTTAACTTATCTTCAATTATCCAACAACAACCTTTTTGGTAATCTACCACCAGATCTAGCCAAAGGAGGTTTACTTCAAGCTCTTGGTTTGAGTGACAATAATTTCCAAGGTCCCATTTCGATCagtttgaaaaattcaacaaactTAGTAAGGGTCCGGCTTGATAAGAATCAATTCACAGGAGATGTTTCTCAAAGCTTTGGAGTTCATCCATATTtggtttatattgatttaagCTTTAACAAATTGTCTGGCACTTTATCACCATTTTGGGGAGCATGCCTCAACTTGACAAGCTTTAAAATATCAAGCAATAGAATCAGCGGACAAATACCACGGGAAATCGTtcaattgccaatgttacagaTGCTTGACATCTCTTCCAACAATTTAGTGGGAAAAATTCCAAGGGGGTTGGGTAAGTCATCTTATATGTTTCACTTGAACATAAGCAATAATCAACTCATAGGAGCCATACCACCAGAATTTGGGGATCTATCTTCATTAGAAGTTCTAGATTTGTCAAGCAATAATTTGATTGGAGAAATACCAATACGGTTGGAGAATTGCATTAAATTGAGCACACTCAAGTTGAGCAATAATCTACTGAATGGCACCATCCCTTCACAATTtggtaatttaaatttgcatgATGATCTAGACTTAAGTGACAATTTATTCACGGGAGAAATACCACCACAACTTAGCAAGCTAACGGAGTTGCAAGAGTTGAATCTATCACACAATCAGTTGGTTGGACACATTCCTTCTTCCTTTCTGTCAATGAGAAGCTTAACATTGTTGGATTTATCTTATAATTCTTTGGAAGGTCCGGTCCCAAAGAACCATTTCTTTCAAACAGCTCCCATTAAGTGGTTTACCCACAATAAGGGCTTATGTGGTCAAGTGCAAGGTTTGCCACTATGTGCTCAATCCCAGTCAACAAGTAGAGATGAtgcaaagaaacaacataaagTCAATAtcttgattattgttttggcacttggcactttatttatcttatttgtaataAGTGGAATATTCACAGTGCGTTGTTATAAGAGAAAGAGATCCATTATAAATGACACAAGGGAAGAATTTGATGGccatttcttctctatttggagAGTCAATCAAGGAAAGGAAGCATACAAAGAGATCATTAGAGCGACAGAAAATTTCAGTGAAAAGTATCAGATCGGTACCGGAGCATCTAGCATAGTATACAAAGCATCACTATCATCAGGATTGACACTTGCTATTAAgaaaattcaagaagaagaagctcaaGTGAATGAGCAAGCTttccaaaatgaaatacaagcatTAACTGAAATTCGGCATCGGAATATTGTGAGGTTTTATGGTTTCTGCTCTACAAATAAATTCAACTTCCTTGCATATGAGTATATGGAGAGAGGAAGCTTGAGTGCCACTTTGAGATCTGAAGAGAGGGCAATGGACCTGGATTGGATCAAGAGAGTCAGCATTATACAAGACATTGCTCAAGCTTTATCATATTTGCATCATGATTGTGCTCCACCTATCATTCATCGAGACATAACGAGCAACAACATTCTTCTCAATGAGGAGTACAAGGCTTGTATTTCAGACTTTGGTATTTCGAGATTGTTAAAACCTAGCTCATCACATTGGAGTTTACTTGCAGGCACCTATGGGTACATGGCACCAG AGCTTGCCTATGTAATGAGAGTAACTGAAAAATGTGATGTATATAGTTTTGGGATTGTAGCACTTGAAGTGATACATGGGACACATCCTGGTGATCTCCTAAGCAACTTTTCATTGTGTATGTTGGTGAAAGATACCCTCGATCCACGCCTTCCACTTCATATAGCTGATCAAGTGATCACAAACCAAGTGCTTTCAGTGATTTTAGTAGCAATGCAGTGCATTAACAATGATCCACAGGCTCGCCCTACAATGCAACAAGTATCTCAAAGgttgtcttctccaaagtttTTGCCAGCAATTGACAACTATTCTTTTCAAGCACTTACACTTGATCACCTCATAAACTTTGTACAAGTGCATATTGATGATCAAGTGCATGAATAA
- the LOC120270043 gene encoding ketohexokinase-like produces the protein MAIFKPYLPANLALPIPKPSLYTSSLPTNSKLTPFLFSSSCSKNPMPGTSSSFSLPPLPDDRVVLGCGMASVDYVALVDAFPVPDEKVRTENVQVLGGGNCGNALTCAARLGLKPRIITKVAEDANGRSILAGFDGDGVDTSYVAISKEGTSMFSFVIVDQQTKTRTCIYQPTLPTMVPDDLPRSRLSSAMDGARFVYLDCSLHEIDLLVAQEAARMNIPIVIDAERKTPVLNDLLHLASYVVCAENFPQSWASASSITSALMSLLLQFPRTKFVIVTLGCNGCIMLERSCLGEDLKMEAVDVDSLIESLKLRIDKSNTAPLCISSPIMRLSADGIGTVNGRLLLGTAESIPPSELVDTTGAGDAFVGAVLYALCAGMPPEKMLPFAAQVAAAGCRAMGARPGLPRRTDPRLAPFLY, from the exons ATGGCGATCTTCAAACCCTATCTCCCCGCTAATCTCGCTCTTCCAATCCCAAAACCCAGCCTCTATACCTCCTCTTTGCCCACCAACTCCAAGCTCACACCTttcctcttctcctcttcttgctCGAAGAATCCCATGCCTGgaacctcctcctccttctccctcCCTCCCCTTCCTGATGACCGGGTTGTCCTTGGCTGCGGGATGGCGTCCGTGGACTACGTCGCGCTCGTCGATGCCTTCCCTGTGCCTGATGAGAAAGTTCGGACTGAAAACGTGCAG GTTCTTGGAGGTGGCAATTGTGGGAATGCCTTGACTTGTGCCGCTCGTTTGGGATTGAAACCCAGAATCATCACCAAG GTTGCTGAGGATGCAAATGGGAGAAGTATTTTAGCAGGGTTTGATGGTGATGGAGTGGATACTTCTTACGTGGCG ATATCAAAGGAGGGGACTTCGATGTTTTCATTTGTGATTGTCGATCAACAGAC AAAGACTCGTACATGTATATATCAGCCTACTTTACCCACAATGGTTCCAGATGATCTGCCCAGATCAAGATTGTCATCTGCCATGGATGGAGCGAGATTTGTATACCTTGATTGCAGTTTGCATGAAATTGATTTGCTTGTTGCACAAGAG GCAGCTCGGATGAACATACCTATTGTTATTGATGCAGAAAGGAAGACGCCAGTATTAAATGATCTTCTTCATCTGGCAAGTTATGTTGTATGCGCAGAAAATTTTCCTCAG TCCTGGGCATCAGCTTCATCCATTACTAGTGCGCTTATGTCCCTTCTACTACAATTCCCGCGAACTAAATTTGTGATTGTGACCCTTGGCTGCAATGGTTGCATAATGCTGGAGCGAAGCTGCTTAG GTGAAGATCTCAAGATGGAAGCGGTAGACGTAGATAGCTTGATTGAATCGTTGAAGCTGAGGATTGATAAAAGCAACACTGCCCCGTTATGCATATCATCG CCAATTATGAGATTATCTGCAGATGGTATTGGCACAGTTAATGGGAGATTGCTTTTGGGCACAGCAGAGTCCATACCACCTTCAGAACTTGTTGACACTACAGGTGCTGGAGATGCATTTGTAGGTGCAGTCCTTTATG CTTTGTGTGCAGGAATGCCTCCTGAAAAAATGTTACCTTTTGCAGCTCAAGTG GCTGCCGCCGGATGTAGAGCAATGGGTGCTCGTCCCGGCCTACCTCGACGAACCGATCCCCGTCTCGCCCCATTCTTGTATTAA
- the LOC120277130 gene encoding LOW QUALITY PROTEIN: pentatricopeptide repeat-containing protein At3g22690-like (The sequence of the model RefSeq protein was modified relative to this genomic sequence to represent the inferred CDS: deleted 2 bases in 1 codon): MSVSSFPSCLASPAPPPPPPPPQHLKLASPSESLKLCTTINQIKRLHCHLIRASLIQSTPCIDSLIAAYARVSNPMSLRYAKTAFDLFLESDGKASLFSFNSLIRAYSYGSLDIAMDYYLRVLDHGLVPDRFTFPPLLAACTRSSGFGEGAQLHGFLFKMGGDGGVEGDLFVLNSLIHFYCESGDFESAQQVFDGMSERNVVSWTSLIDGYARGGDPGKAVSLFLDMEKQGEIMPNSITMACVVSACAKLGDLELGKRIHAYLVDAGIELSSGLLNTLVDMYMKCGVVEEAERLFDACLDRNIILWNTMISNYERLGMVSDAIGVFSKMLVSALKPDRVSVVAAMSAFAELGELRVGRQFHGYVLRHALDEWDAVGDSVIDMYMKCGELDAANKVFDMMPNKGVVSWNTLVGGCVRNGDLDAAWGLFNMMPHRDLVSWNTMINALAQDSQFVEAMSIFRDLQKADFKPDGVTMVAVASACGYLGALDLAKWIYKFINKNKISCDVKLGTAMVDMFAKCGDTKNAMRIFDEMKIKDVSSWTAAIGAMAIEGNGKRALELFKEMIGHGLRPDGVVFVGVLTACSHSGMVEDGKWFFQSMSEVYAFAPQTIHYGCMVDMFGRAGFLKEARALIESMPMEANDVIWRALLSASRVHHNIEMAEYAAKQLSTSAPEQTGAHVLLSNAYASVERWQDVAKVRMFLKEKGFQKKPTGSSLIQVHGIIHEFTSSDESHPQMAQITEMLQEMDQKLMIAGYMPNIKNVLLDVCDDEKQHLLRRHSEKMAVAYGLIGTCQGAPIRIVKNLRICLDCHSFMKFLSAIYDREIAIRDNNRFHFFSKGMCSCRDYW, from the exons ATGTCCGTCTCCTCCTTCCCTTCATGCTTGGCCTCTCcggctcctcctcctcctcctcctcctcctcaacaCCTCAAGCTCGCCTCCCCATCCGAGTCCCTCAAGCTCTGCACCACTATCAACCAGATTAAACGCCTCCATTGTCATTTGATCCGAGCATCACTCATCCAATCCACACCATGCATCGACAGCCTCATCGCAGCCTATGCTCGGGTTTCCAATCCGATGAGCCTACGGTATGCGAAGACCGCCTTCGATCTCTTTCTGGAATCCGATGGAAAAGCTAGTCTTTTTAGCTTCAACTCGCTCATCAGAGCATACTCCTACGGTTCGCTCGACATTGCCATGGATTACTATCTTCGTGTCTTGGACCATGGATTAGTGCCGGATCGCTTCACGTTTCCGCCTCTGTTAGCTGCTTGCACGAGATCCTCGGGTTTTGGAGAAGGAGCTCAGTTGCATGGGTTCCTGTTCAAGATGGGTGGGGATGGAGGAGTTGAAGGTGATCTTTTTGTGCTTAATTCTTTGATTCATTTTTACTGTGAAAGTGGAGATTTTGAGTCTGCACAACAGGTGTTTGATGGAATGAGTGAGAGAAATGTTGTATCTTGGACGAGCCTTATTGATGGCTATGCTCGTGGAGGTGATCCTGGGAAGGCTGTTTCACTGTTTTTGGATATGGAGAAACAAGGGGAGATCATGCCCAATTCGATCACCATGGCTTGTGTGGTTTCTGCTTGTGCCAAGTTGGGAGATCTTGAGCTGGGGAAGAGGATTCATGCTTATCTTGTGGATGCTGGGATCGAGCTTAGTTCAGGATTGTTGAACACCCTGGTCGATATGTATATGAAGTGCGGGGTGGTCGAGGAAGCAGAGCGACTTTTTGATGCATGTTTGGATAGGAATATAATACTTTGGAACACGATGATTTCGAACTATGAAAGATTGGGAATGGTAAGCGATGCTATTGGTGTTTTCAGTAAAATGCTAGTTTCTGCATTGAAGCCAGACAGGGTTTCTGTTGTTGCTGCAATGTCAGCGTTTGCGGAGTTGGGTGAACTTCGTGTTGGGAGACAATTTCATGGTTATGTTTTGCGTCATGCCCTTGATGAATGGGATGCTGTTGGTGATTCAGTTATAGACATGTACATGAAATGCGGGGAGCTTGACGCGGCTAATAAAGTTTTTGACATGATGCCAAACAAAGGTGTGGTCTCATGGAATACTCTTGTTGGTGGATGTGTTCGGAATGGTGATCTAGACGCTGCATGGGGGCTTTTCAACATGATGCCTCACAGAGATCTTGTTTCTTGGAACACTATGATCAATGCTTTGGCACAGGATAGCCAGTTTGTTGAAGCTATGTCGATCTTCAGGGACTTGCAGAAGGCTGACTTCAAGCCTGATGGTGTGACTATGGTTGCTGTTGCTTCGGCTTGTGGATATTTAGGTGCTCTTGATCTAGCCAAAtggatttataaatttatcaataagaataaaatttctTGTGATGTTAAGCTAGGAACTGCAATGGTTGATATGTTTGCTAAGTGTGGTGATACAAAGAATGCGATGCGAATATTTGATGAAATGAAGATCAAGGATGTTTCATCTTGGACTGCAGCAATTGGAGCAATGGCCATCGAGGGGAATGGCAAACGTGCTCTTGAACTTTTCAAAGAAATGATTGGACATGGTCTGAGGCCAGATGGTGTGGTGTTTGTTGGGGTTCTCACCGCTTGCAGCCACAGTGGTATGgttgaagatggg aaatGGTTTTTCCAATCAATGAGTGAAGTCTATGCATTTGCTCCACAAACCATCCATTATGGTTGCATGGTTGATATGTTTGGTCGTGCTGGATTTTTAAAAGAAGCCCGGGCACTCATTGAGAGCATGCCGATGGAAGCCAATGACGTGATTTGGCGAGCATTATTATCTGCAAGTCGTGTTCACCACAACATTGAAATGGCAGAATACGCAGCCAAGCAATTGTCTACTTCGGCTCCTGAGCAAACCGGTGCACATGTACTTCTCTCAAATGCTTATGCTTCAGTTGAAAGATGGCAAGATGTTGCAAAAGTCAGGATGTTTTTGAAGGAAAAAGGGTTTCAAAAAAAGCCCACTGGTTCAAGTCTAATACAGGTTCATGGTATAATTCATGAGTTCACCTCCAGTGATGAGTCTCATCCTCAGATGGCTCAGATAACTGAAATGCTTCAAGAGATGGATCAAAAACTTATGATTGCTGGTTACATGCctaatattaaaaatgttttgctTGATGTCTGTGACGACGAGAAGCAACATCTTTTGCGTCGGCATAGTGAGAAAATGGCAGTTGCATATGGGCTGATCGGTACATGTCAAGGAGCACCAATTCGCATAGTGAAAAATCTGCGCATTTGTCTCGATTGTCACTCATTTATGAAGTTTCTGTCTGCAATCTATGACCGAGAAATTGCAATCAGAGACAATAACAGGTTCCATTTTTTCAGTAAAGGAATGTGTTCCTGCAGAGATTATTGGTGA
- the LOC120275175 gene encoding MDIS1-interacting receptor like kinase 2-like has product MNEEAFRNEIQALTEIRHRNIVRFYGFCSTNKFNFLAYEYMERGSLGTNLRSEQGAMDLDWIKRVSIVRDIAQALSYLHHACNPSIVHRHITSNNILLDEEYKACVADFGISRLLKSNSSHWSLLAGTCGYMAPELAYTTRVTGKCDVYSFGIVALEVIHGTHPGDLLSNLSLSMLVKDMLDSRLPIHITDQVTTNQVLLVILIAMQCIDTVPQARPTMQQVSQRLSSLKSLPACDNYSFQALTLGHLINCHAPNLVC; this is encoded by the exons ATGAATGAGGAAGCTTTCCgaaatgaaatacaagcatTAACTGAAATCCGGCATCGGAATATTGTGAGGTTTTATGGTTTCTGCTCTACAAATAAATTCAACTTTCTGGCATATGAATATATGGAGAGAGGAAGCCTGGGCACTAATCTAAGATCTGAACAAGGAGCAATGGATTTGGATTGGATCAAGAGAGTCAGCATTGTACGAGACATTGCTCAAGCTTTATCTTACTTGCATCATGCTTGTAATCCATCTATTGTTCATCGACATATAACGAGCAACAACATTCTTTTGGATGAAGAGTACAAGGCTTGTGTTGCGGACTTTGGTATTTCTCGATTACTAAAATCTAATTCTTCACATTGGAGTTTGCTTGCAGGCACATGTGGGTACATGGCACCAG AGCTTGCCTATACAACGAGAGTGACTGGAAAATGTGACGTATATAGTTTCGGAATTGTAGCACTTGAAGTGATACATGGAACACATCCTGGGGATCTCCTAAGCAACTTATCATTAAGTATGCTAGTGAAAGATATGCTAGATTCACGTCTTCCCATTCATATTACTGATCAAGTGACCACAAACCAAGTGCTTTTGGTGATTTTGATAGCAATGCAGTGCATTGACACTGTTCCACAGGCTCGCCCTACAATGCAACAAGTATCTCAAAGGTTGTCTTCTCTAAAGTCTTTGCCAGCATGTGACAACTATTCTTTTCAAGCACTTACACTTGGTCACCTCATaaactgtcacgccccgaacctggtgtgctga